Proteins from a single region of Haloarcula laminariae:
- a CDS encoding DEAD/DEAH box helicase has protein sequence MPSETMHLINILADGGYLVANQPPYLNVEILDEIGTRRTWLKNHPTEGIEFCKETHGSDAAIAATIRCVGHEVVEHTDSDTKTGFALLAQHIRDYLVETVHTPAIASEVDRVADYFAAHKMELKRIEDAHAADTPTYAHCDSCGTELDEAFQYRCDACNVRFPGWPALVYAEGEEDGNARWRQQMDVTVLRQNRASNFLIVRADTSLPGWVEPGSKVGSITNSGLDSLGKIVNTDHKDIHIDYGHSSAAGLAEGQTITICSSESSIATTQQAGFLLETRRGFSNWDRSSDDRTVSKLAANAPRLIKTLDQQSIDEPEPERPNSWQSLDGFELDDSQKKVIAKILGLTGGDLSLVVGPPGSGKTEVIAKAAEELAAAGERVLVTSHTNIAVDNVIEKLASTSDHHVVRVGRPEKLSKGSMELMLSKALENSDNDTVNKVLDKVEALKDSISDLNNGAQVDAKQAQLTEIQRQIQDLQDSAEAISIQNADITGATIIRSQLGGLADINFDTVVIDEASQISVPLGLLGMVNAKKWVIVGDHNQLQPVIKTASTSDGSPPDGASLFTFLRDRYDIERWLQHHYRSHEDIIGFAQTHVYNDKITTASSCPSSTEWTPPTDVDLQAAAVANGPPVVFVDVPGEEAWRRRFSGTINEAEIDAVEELVTHFIRENVVSEDDLGVITPYRGQRSLIDDALPEYGDLEVSTVDGFQGRERDTIIFSTVNTETGGLRFAGNTNRFNVASTRPKQRFIMLGNHDEIKANAPMGNMLSKFIRYTEQHGAIFDWQTSTWSTGENA, from the coding sequence GTGCCGAGCGAGACGATGCACCTAATCAATATTCTCGCAGACGGTGGCTATTTAGTCGCTAATCAACCGCCGTATTTAAATGTCGAAATATTAGACGAGATTGGGACACGGCGAACATGGCTCAAGAACCATCCCACCGAAGGCATCGAATTCTGCAAGGAAACACATGGGTCAGACGCAGCCATTGCAGCGACTATCAGATGCGTTGGTCACGAGGTTGTCGAACATACTGACAGCGACACCAAGACTGGTTTCGCCCTCCTCGCACAGCATATTCGAGATTATCTAGTAGAAACGGTCCACACGCCAGCGATTGCATCAGAAGTCGACCGGGTTGCGGATTACTTCGCTGCGCACAAAATGGAGCTGAAACGCATCGAAGACGCACATGCAGCAGACACACCCACGTACGCGCACTGCGATAGCTGCGGGACCGAGCTAGACGAGGCGTTTCAATACCGGTGTGATGCGTGTAACGTACGGTTTCCGGGGTGGCCAGCACTCGTCTACGCCGAAGGCGAAGAAGACGGGAACGCCCGATGGCGGCAACAAATGGATGTGACAGTCCTCCGCCAGAACAGAGCCAGTAATTTCCTGATCGTGCGGGCTGACACGTCACTCCCGGGGTGGGTTGAACCGGGGAGTAAAGTCGGCTCAATTACGAACTCAGGACTTGATTCTCTCGGGAAAATCGTCAACACCGACCACAAGGACATTCACATCGATTACGGGCACTCCTCGGCCGCTGGATTAGCCGAAGGACAGACAATCACGATTTGCAGTTCCGAATCCAGTATCGCCACCACACAACAGGCCGGCTTCCTCCTCGAAACCCGCCGCGGATTCAGCAATTGGGACCGCTCCAGTGATGATCGAACAGTCTCGAAACTCGCTGCGAACGCTCCTCGCCTCATCAAAACGCTCGATCAACAGTCCATCGACGAGCCAGAACCAGAACGCCCAAATTCGTGGCAGAGCCTCGACGGGTTTGAATTAGATGACTCACAGAAGAAAGTCATCGCCAAGATTCTCGGACTGACCGGCGGCGATCTCTCACTTGTCGTCGGACCACCAGGCTCAGGGAAAACAGAAGTCATCGCCAAAGCCGCCGAAGAACTTGCCGCCGCTGGCGAACGCGTACTAGTAACCTCCCACACAAACATCGCGGTCGACAACGTCATTGAAAAACTCGCCAGCACCAGTGACCACCACGTCGTTCGCGTCGGCCGGCCAGAGAAACTCTCGAAGGGCTCCATGGAGCTCATGCTCTCGAAAGCCCTGGAAAACAGCGACAATGACACCGTTAACAAAGTTCTCGATAAAGTCGAGGCACTCAAAGACAGCATCAGCGACCTCAATAACGGCGCGCAGGTCGACGCGAAACAAGCACAACTGACCGAAATCCAACGGCAAATCCAAGACCTGCAGGACAGTGCCGAAGCCATCTCCATACAAAACGCTGATATCACCGGTGCCACGATTATCCGGTCACAACTCGGCGGCCTCGCAGACATCAACTTCGACACCGTCGTCATCGACGAAGCCAGTCAAATCTCCGTGCCACTCGGCCTGCTCGGCATGGTCAACGCGAAAAAATGGGTTATCGTCGGGGACCACAACCAACTCCAACCAGTCATCAAAACCGCCTCCACATCAGACGGCAGCCCACCAGACGGGGCGTCGCTGTTCACATTCCTCAGAGACCGGTACGACATCGAACGCTGGCTCCAACACCACTACCGAAGCCACGAAGACATCATCGGCTTCGCACAAACCCACGTCTACAACGACAAGATCACAACAGCCAGTTCATGCCCGAGCAGTACTGAGTGGACCCCGCCAACAGACGTCGATTTACAGGCAGCTGCTGTCGCCAACGGCCCACCAGTCGTCTTCGTCGACGTTCCTGGCGAAGAGGCATGGCGGCGACGCTTCAGCGGCACAATCAACGAAGCCGAAATCGACGCCGTCGAAGAACTAGTCACGCACTTCATCCGGGAAAACGTCGTCTCCGAAGACGACCTCGGCGTTATCACCCCATACCGCGGCCAGCGCAGCCTCATCGACGACGCACTCCCCGAATACGGTGATTTAGAGGTATCAACTGTCGACGGTTTCCAAGGCCGCGAACGCGACACAATCATCTTCAGCACCGTCAACACCGAAACAGGCGGCCTGCGATTCGCCGGGAACACAAACCGATTCAACGTCGCCAGTACCCGGCCGAAACAACGCTTCATCATGCTCGGCAACCACGACGAAATCAAAGCCAACGCACCAATGGGCAACATGCTCAGCAAATTCATCCGCTACACCGAACAACACGGCGCAATCTTCGACTGGCAAACCAGCACGTGGTCGACCGGGGAAAACGCGTAA